Within the Deltaproteobacteria bacterium genome, the region AATTCAGGAATATCAAAATTTAAGTGCCTATGATCAAGAATCTCCTTAATTTTGTGAATTTGAGAGTTCAAAGTGTCTTCGATGTCGTCGAGAGATAAATGAATGGAAGTGTCTATTTTATAGGAGACGATAAGCTTATAGTTGTGCCCATGACCCCATGGTGAAAAACACTTGCCAAATTGAATTGCATTTTCTTTAAATGTCCAAGAGGGTTGATGGTAGAAGTGGGCACAGGAAAACTCAATGGAAGACTCTATAATCATAGTAAATTGATTCCTCCATCAACGACATGAATGGCGCCGGTAGTCCAAGAACTTTGATCACTGGCCAAAAAGAATATGGAATTGGCTATTTCTTCGGGGGTTCCAATTCGTCCTAAGGGCTGCAAAGGGTTATACAAATTAAGAGTTTCTAATTTTTTCTTAGAATCCATTTTGTCAAAACCGTGAATAGGTGTTTCCACAATTCCAGGGGCAATCGCATTACAGCGGATGTTGTATTCAGCTAGCTCTAAGGCTAGGCATTGGGTTAGGCTATTCAGAGAGGCTTTAGAAGCAGAATAAGCTCCGGTTTGTGGGGAGGTTTTTAGTCCAAGAGTGGAAGAGACCATCATAATAGAACCCTTTTTTTGCTTCATAAAAAAAGGAATTACTTTTTGTGTTAAGTAAATCGGGCCCATCAAGTTAACTCTAAAAACATCCATCCATTCGTTAATGGATTGATCCACAAAAGGTTTTCTCTGAAATATCCCTGCATTATTAATTAAAACTTCCAGGGTTAAGCCTTTGTTAGTGATGGTTTTTGATGTCTTTTCAATGGCTTGATCTATTTGATTAAAGTCAGTTAGATCACAAGTTATGATTTCTGAATGGGGTAAAAGATGGTTAACTTCTTGTAATCTCTTTTGTGATCTCGCCAAAAGAAACACGAAATAATTTTCTGAATGAAATTTTTTAGCTGTAGCTAGGCCTATCCCACTGCTGGCTCCGGTAACAATCACACTTTTCAAAACGACCTCTATTCTTTAGTTTGTTGGCCCTAAGAATAGCGCGACATTATGGATTGTCAAATAACCCTTAAGAATTCTAAGACAACTTAAGGGTTATATTCTTTTATTTTAAGAGGCTTTCTTTGCTGACATAAAGTGTTGATATTTTTTATCAAAATCGACGACTTGTTTGCCTTCTTTGTTTATTAAACCGGCTTTGAACCAGTCGAAGTGTTCATTACAAAATCCGGCGCGTTTGCTTTTGGATTTACATCCTTCGGCATTGCATCTGTTGTCTGCCAATGAAATCACGTTGCTCGGCGTGAGCGGCTTGTTTTCTTGTTTTTTTTCTTCTTTTTTCTCTGCCATAGATTTCTCCTTGTATGAGTTAAGGTTTAATTCAATCTTAACAACTAGATCGGATTTAAGTCCTAATCCTTTAGTCTTTTTTTTTCATTAGAGATGGGTTGCTGACTATGGCACTTTTTACAAAGTCAAATTGTTTAAAAGAACGACAAAAAGGAAGTAACGAAGAGCTGAGTCATTTAAGTAACCACAGTCTATTGGATCTAAGTGTTGAATTTACTGATGATGCTCTAGCGATCCGAGGTCTAAATAATTTAAATGATTAAACTTAAAACCTGAAAACTGAGGACGAATAAGATAGGAAAGGTCAAATCTTCCCGTTGGAAAAATATAAAACTCTTTCATAATAAGGTTTAAGCCTTCTGAGCAAAGCTCTTGTTTTTTTTTCATATTCTTTTCTATTTTAAGCTTAGAAATAATTTGATTTAAAGTCTGGTTATTTATCTTAGATAGATTTTCTGGAGATCCCGGCAGAAATATTTTTAAAGCGGCAAAACAGCTAGAAGATTCAAGAGGGACGCCTTTTCTAAAGAACGCAGGCAGATTGGTTTTTAGATGTTGAAGAAAAATTTTATTTTCAATAATTCGGATAGCCACTTTTATATTTAATTTTTCTTGCCATTGATTTTGCATCCATTCGGAAGCTCGCTGATGGTCTTCTCCTCCAGATTGGGAAAGTAAAAATTCAGCTTTTATATTTTTAACTGCTAATTTATCCTCTTTAGTGATGGGTTTATTCTCGGCGTAACATAATTCTTCTTTTCCAGTTAATTTTTTGCTTAGCTGAAAACATCCTGGTTTTCCAGGAGAATTGAAAATTTTTTTAAGTTCTAAGAAAGAAAGCGAGTTGAAAAAAATTTCACGTTGAGGCTTTGAAATTTTTTCTAAGTTAAATCCAAAATAATCAAATCTTAAGATTTCCTGAGAGAAAAAATCCTTTTTGTCTTTCCATTCCTGAATTTGTGAGGTGGGAAGTCTGCGGACCATATCGAGCTCGTTTTTTAAGTAAAGAGGGACCTGTAGGTTGTCCTCTGTTAAGTAAACCCACTGAATGGGAATATCGGTTTTTTGTCCTTGGTAAAAAGAATTTTTTTCAAATAGAATTCTTTGATCTGTTTTTCTATAATCTTTAATTTTGAAAGGACCAGACGTGATAAGAGCCTTGAAATCTTCTATTTTTTTTCCCTCCTTGAGGGGGGCCGTAATCGTTTGAGAAAGTGCAAATTCAAAATCAGAATCGGGTTCCATAAGAAAAAACTCTATAAATTTATTTTTATTTGTAGATTTAATCTTAATGCCTACTTGAGCCCAAGGCAGTTTATCTGATGAGAAATCCTTTGCTCCTTGAATATTATCAAAAAGATCTTTTCTAGGGTAATTATTGGAACCGGTTAATAAGGATTTATATGAATTATAAAAATGATCTGGCGTGATCTCGGTGCCATCACTCCATTTGAGATTTTCTTTAAGCGTGCATCTTAGATGGGTGGCCGTTTTCCATTGACATTTTTTTGCTAGGTCGGGAACTAAACCTTTTTCGTTATCGTAATAAAGTAAGTTACGAAATAAGTTTTGATAAAAAAACTGACCGCTGGAGGTTTTTAAAGATTGGGGATTTAACTCGAAAAATTGCTGATAATAAGGTATTTTAAAACTGGCCCCTTCGGAAGGGGCACTTTGAGAGAATTGAGAAAATAACAAAAGAAAACATAGCAAGGTAATGTTAAACATATTTTAAAGGAAACTACCTGGAAAGTTCAATTTTTGCTATGGTTTGTAATTGCATGTTGCTGGTTCCTTCGTAAATTTGTCCAATTTTGGCGTCTCGCCAAAATTTTTCCACCGGGTATTCTTTAGTAAATCCATTCCCGCCAAATAAATCAATGGCCATAGATGAAATCTTTTCTGCGGCTTTTGAAGCATAATATTTTGCCATAGCCGCGGACTCTACAAAATCAGCACCTGCATCTTTAAGTCTAGCGGCATTGTAGACCATGAGTCTTGCTGCCTCTAAAGAAATCCTCATATCCGCTAATTGAAATTGGACCCCTTGAAACTCGCTGATGGATTTTCCAAATTGCTCTCTGGATTTAACATAATTTAAAGTGGCCTCATAAGCACCTTGGGCAATGCCAATCATTTGAGCGCCGATGCCGATACGACCTTCATTAAGAGTTTCAATGGCTATTTTATAACCTTTGCCAACTTCTCCTAAGATGTTTTTAACGGGAACCTCACAGTTTTCAAACAAAAGCTCGCAAGTTGAGCTCGCACGAATTCCTAACTTGTCTTCCTTCTTGCCAATTTTAAAACCAGGAAATGATTTTTCAACTATAAAGGCAGTGATCCCTTTGTAACCTTTAGAGAGATCTATATTAGCAAAAACAATAAAAACATCGGCAACAGCGGCATTTGTAATCCATAATTTTGTTCCATTTAAAATATACTTGTCACCTTTAAGTTCTGCTTTGAGTTTTAAGGCAAAAGCATCGGAACCACTTGAACTTTCAGATAAAGCATAGGCTCCGATGGAATCTTTAGCTAATTTGGGTAAATATTTTTCTTGAAGGTAAGGGCTGCCCCATTTTAAAAAAGCATTCGTAGTGAGGGTGTTTTGAACATCTACAAGAACAGACACAGAGCCATCAACGCGACCTAATTCTTCAACAGCTAAGCAGGCCATCGTAAAAGTGGAGCCAGAACCTCCCCATTTTTCAGGGGTTTCAATCGCCATTAAACCCATTTCAAAAAATTTTTTAATTAAACTCTCTGGCATCTGAGCGTCCGCATCCATTTGAGTTACAAGGGGTTTGATTTCGCTTTCTGCAAAAGCCCTAACAGCTTCTCTGAAGGCGGATTCATCTTCGGAAAGTAAAGTGAGTGGGGAATGTTTCATTTCAGACATAAGAACCTTTCGTTAAATAAATGCAATATACACTTTATATTAATTTGGAAAACTATGATTTTCCTTTGACTCGATTAGTTGGGAAATTTTAATACTTTCGAAATTTATATCAAAATCTATAATCCAAAAGAGAGCTCCTTATTTTAAGGTCTTAATTTTTTATATGGACATTAAATGAGATTTTAAATAGATTTGTCGGAATGGACATAATGCAGATTATTGCTAATATTTTTTTGATTTTCTTTCCTTTTTTATTCGCGCTTTGCTTTCACGAATTTGCCCATGGTTGGGTGGCGAAACAAAAAGGGGATAGGACCGCCGAAATGATGGGAAGGCTGACCTTGAATCCGTTGGTTCACATGGATATCGTCGGTACCCTCATCCTTCCATTGATCTCCATTTTTTCAATATCTCAGGGAGGTCCTTCGTTCTTTTTTGGCTGGGCAAAACCAGTGCCCGTTTCTATAAGAAACCTTAAAAACCCAAGAAAAGATATGTTTTGGATTGCTTTAGCGGGGCCGCTTTCTAATTTGCTTTTGGCGTTTATCTCTTCCTTTTTTTATGTGTTTGTTATGTTGAAAGTTGATTCTGGCATGCAAGATGTTTTGAAAAAGATTTTTACAATGTTTATAATTACAAATGTGTCCTTGGCAGTTTTTAATATGATCCCCTTGCATCCTTTGGATGGGGGGAAAGTTTTAGCTCGATTTCTTCCCGCACAGATTAATTATAAACTCGAGCAAAACGAACATCTTTCGGGATTGATTTTGCTTTTTATTTTTATGTCGGGACTGGGAGCTATCATTGCTTTTCCCGTACAATGGGTAACCCGAATGTTAATCAATGTGGCCGTTCTTGTTTTAGCACGATAATCAACAAAAATTAAGATAAACATAGGTGGAATATGCAGGCTAATAATAAACAAAATGTCATGAGTGGGGTTCGCGTTACGGGTGAACTTCATGTTGGAAACTATTGGGGAGCCATCAGAAATTGGTTAAAGCTTCAAGATGAGTATCAGTGTTTTTTTGGAATTATGGATTGGCATGGACTTACAACGGCCTATAAAAATTCAAGCGAGACTTCTCATCTGAGTCGAGAAATTTTTGCAGAGGTTTTAGCTTGGGGCTTAGATCCAGAAAAATGCCATTTGTTCGTTCAAAGTAAAGTGCCTGAACACTTAGAGTTATTTATGATTTTTGCGAACTTAACACCCTTGGGTTGGCTGGAGCGGGTTCCCACCTGGAAAGATGCTGAAGAAGAAGCTAAACAAACGGATACTCATAATTTGGGAAGATTAGCTTATCCTGTGCTGCAGGCAGCTGATATTGCTCTTTATGGTGGTTCCTTGGTTCCCGTTGGGCAAGACCAGGTCGCCCATCTAGAAATTACAAGAGAAATTATTCGGAGATTTAACCATCTTTACAAAGCAAGACTGCCAGAGCCAAAACCTTTATTGACTGAGACTCCTTTGTTGCCTGGTTTGGACGGTCGAAAAATGTCTAAAAGCTACGGGAATACACTTCTTCTGACGGAAAAAAATGAAAAATCATTGAAGAAAAAAGTGAACATGATGGTGACTGACCCCCAAAGGGCTTACCGTGAGAATCCAGGTAACCCTGAAATTTGCTCTGTTTACACCTTTCACAAGCTGTACTCTTCTGATGAAGAATTAAAGTGGGTTGTTGGTGGCTGTCGAAGTGCTGGTATTGGTTGTGGGGAATGTAAGGCTAAATTATCTGAGAATATCGAAAAATTGACTTTAAAACCTCGTGAGAAAAA harbors:
- the trpS gene encoding tryptophan--tRNA ligase; this translates as MQANNKQNVMSGVRVTGELHVGNYWGAIRNWLKLQDEYQCFFGIMDWHGLTTAYKNSSETSHLSREIFAEVLAWGLDPEKCHLFVQSKVPEHLELFMIFANLTPLGWLERVPTWKDAEEEAKQTDTHNLGRLAYPVLQAADIALYGGSLVPVGQDQVAHLEITREIIRRFNHLYKARLPEPKPLLTETPLLPGLDGRKMSKSYGNTLLLTEKNEKSLKKKVNMMVTDPQRAYRENPGNPEICSVYTFHKLYSSDEELKWVVGGCRSAGIGCGECKAKLSENIEKLTLKPREKKAELLSDTVALDKVIQDNCERARHVAQKTLESVRYNMKWL
- a CDS encoding site-2 protease family protein, with the protein product MDIMQIIANIFLIFFPFLFALCFHEFAHGWVAKQKGDRTAEMMGRLTLNPLVHMDIVGTLILPLISIFSISQGGPSFFFGWAKPVPVSIRNLKNPRKDMFWIALAGPLSNLLLAFISSFFYVFVMLKVDSGMQDVLKKIFTMFIITNVSLAVFNMIPLHPLDGGKVLARFLPAQINYKLEQNEHLSGLILLFIFMSGLGAIIAFPVQWVTRMLINVAVLVLAR
- a CDS encoding SDR family oxidoreductase, which produces MKSVIVTGASSGIGLATAKKFHSENYFVFLLARSQKRLQEVNHLLPHSEIITCDLTDFNQIDQAIEKTSKTITNKGLTLEVLINNAGIFQRKPFVDQSINEWMDVFRVNLMGPIYLTQKVIPFFMKQKKGSIMMVSSTLGLKTSPQTGAYSASKASLNSLTQCLALELAEYNIRCNAIAPGIVETPIHGFDKMDSKKKLETLNLYNPLQPLGRIGTPEEIANSIFFLASDQSSWTTGAIHVVDGGINLL
- a CDS encoding 6-carboxytetrahydropterin synthase, encoding MIIESSIEFSCAHFYHQPSWTFKENAIQFGKCFSPWGHGHNYKLIVSYKIDTSIHLSLDDIEDTLNSQIHKIKEILDHRHLNFDIPEFKKTIPTTENISLYILNNLEKLPWAQVNQVVLKELDSLWVELRL
- a CDS encoding acyl-CoA dehydrogenase, producing the protein MSEMKHSPLTLLSEDESAFREAVRAFAESEIKPLVTQMDADAQMPESLIKKFFEMGLMAIETPEKWGGSGSTFTMACLAVEELGRVDGSVSVLVDVQNTLTTNAFLKWGSPYLQEKYLPKLAKDSIGAYALSESSSGSDAFALKLKAELKGDKYILNGTKLWITNAAVADVFIVFANIDLSKGYKGITAFIVEKSFPGFKIGKKEDKLGIRASSTCELLFENCEVPVKNILGEVGKGYKIAIETLNEGRIGIGAQMIGIAQGAYEATLNYVKSREQFGKSISEFQGVQFQLADMRISLEAARLMVYNAARLKDAGADFVESAAMAKYYASKAAEKISSMAIDLFGGNGFTKEYPVEKFWRDAKIGQIYEGTSNMQLQTIAKIELSR